From the genome of Haloplanus vescus:
GACGGTGGCCAGCCGAATGAACCTGAAGTACGGCACGCCACACGTCGCGCTGGCGATGGGCGGCGGGCCGACGCTAGTCCTCGTCGCCCTCGGCGAGGTGGAGGTGCTCGCGGAAGTCGCCTCCTTCCTCCACCTCGTGATGTACGGCCTCATCTGTGTCGCGCTGGTGGTTATGCGACGCGACGAACCCGAGTGGTACGACCCGGACTTCCGGGTGCCGGCCTACCCGCTGATCGCCATCCCCGGCGCGCTCGCCAGTTTCGGCCTCATCGCCTTCATGCAGCGCGCCTCCCAGATAATCGGGGTCGCCATCATGCTCGCGGCCGCCGGATGGTACAAGTACTACGCGAGCGACGTGTCGCTCAAGGGGGTGCTGTAGATGACTGACGACCTCACCATCCGAGAACCGCCGAAGCTCCTCGTGCCCGTCAGAGTGCTGGAGGGAGAGACGCTGCCGGAGACGCTGGTCGACTTCCTCGCGCCCGCGGAGATAGTGGTCCTCGGCTACCACGTCCTCCCGGAACAGACGCCGACCGAACAGGCCAGCATGCAGTTCGAGGAGCGCGCACAGGCCGCCGTCGACGACGTTGCCCACGCGTTCGAGACGGCGGGGCGAACGGTCGAGACCCGCGTCGCGTTCACGCACGACCGGGACCAGACCGTCGCTCGCGTCGCGGCCGAGGTAGACGCCACGGCGACGCTGCTGCCGAATCCCGCGGGCGAAATCGAGGACGTACTGGTGGCCATCCGCGGTGCCATCGACACGGACCGCCTCGCAGACCTGGTCGCGACGCTCGTCGGCGGGAGCGACCGCCGCGTGACCGTGTGGGGCGTGGCGCCCGACGACGGCGACTTCGACATCGAGGCCGCCGTCGCCGACGCCCGCGAGACGCTCCGAGAGCGAGGCGTCGAGGCCGACGTAC
Proteins encoded in this window:
- a CDS encoding universal stress protein, which encodes MTDDLTIREPPKLLVPVRVLEGETLPETLVDFLAPAEIVVLGYHVLPEQTPTEQASMQFEERAQAAVDDVAHAFETAGRTVETRVAFTHDRDQTVARVAAEVDATATLLPNPAGEIEDVLVAIRGAIDTDRLADLVATLVGGSDRRVTVWGVAPDDGDFDIEAAVADARETLRERGVEADVLTTEVSASDRPVADIVERSNEFDVIVMGEGDAGLSSLLFGDESERVAEGAIAPVLIVRERHDEA